CTACCGCCTTGAGCTCGAGCAATCGCTCCTCCCTGTCCCGACTGGTCGAGCTCCAATTCGCGAACGGCAGAGCCCTTTACGAGTCAGAACCGTTGTACTGCAAGGGTGTGATGCGTTCCGCGGAACGTATTTCTGACGGGATTCTGACAGTGCGTGACATCCGGCGCTCGCGGCGGTCGAAACGAGGCCTCGCGACTCCGGGGGCGTTCCGCGGAAAGCATCTCGGTTCGGGAGATCAGGCCTTCGCTCGAGTTCGCCGCTTCTTCGGCTCGACGACTCGCTCCGCTCGGATCCGGTCGAGCAGGACCGACGCCGGCTCGTCCGTCGGGTCCTGCGGGACGAGCGTTCCGCGGAACGCACGATCGAGGATCGACCGGCGAAGCCGGGCACTCTTCGCGAGGGCCGAGTCGATTGCGGCCTGCATTGCGTCGGCGATCGAGAGCTGCCGCTCGACTTCCGCGACGATGCGGCGCTGTTCCTCGATCGGTGGGAGCGGCACCGGCAGCGCGGCCAGCTTCGTGCCATTCACGTTTGCCTGTCCGACCTGCTGCGTCCGCACCTCCGCGATGTAGCTACGGCCAAGAGGCCCGTTGATGACAAGTGAAGCCCAGTCGGGCTCACATTCGGGCAACAGTCGAATTCGAATCAGATATGACGCGAACAGAGCCCGACGGCGACCCTTGAACACCGCTGTCTTGCCGACAAGTTCCGGACTGTTCGTTCGATTGAAGAGGAGATCGCCTTCTTGTAGCTCGTACTTCGCAACGTCTGGGTGATCGTCTGGCAGGTACTTCAGGTCGTCGAACGTGAAACGACCATCGACGATGTTTCCCATACGGAGCATCGGCACGCCCTGAGATGAATCTTGCGTTGCCTTCGCACTCGAGCCGTACCCCTGGGCAGCCGTGACTTCGGAAAGCTTGACAATGGGCGAGTCCACGCGGGTCGCAAGTGCTCGTGCAGACGCACGGAATCGGTAGACGTTGAGCAGGCCATGTCTGAGTCCTTCTTCCGCAGCGTCGAGGCGGGAGAACTGCTCCTCGATGGCGGCGACAATGCGGGTCTGCTCCGTCGTCGGAGGTAGCGGCATCGACAGAATGCGGAGGTCTTCCTGGGGTAGATGCTTGATCGTGCTACCGGTCACGTGCTTCTCAAGCGCGTTGGAGTCCGCGAGGAACCGCATGACGTACTGCAGGTACTCGGCGAGGACCCCGCGATGCGGGCGCACCCTGTGAACCGCCTTCTGATAGCAACATCCAGGTATCTGCCCGCGCCAGATCGCGCAGCGGCCGACTTCGCCGCCTTCGCATACGAGGAGGTCGCCGTCTCGCAGTGCGAACTTCGAGAACTCAGTATCCGAGAAGTCCATTTCGCCGACGTCGCTGAGATCGAACCTCCACCACTGAACGTTCTTGTTCCGCAGGTAGGGGCGGGAGCCAACGCCTGTCTTCGATTTCTTGGAGAGCATCTTGCCGAGCTTGGTCTCTGCGACCTCACTGAGGATCGTGTCAACCCATCCTTCGGGCAGATCGCTCACGCGACGAGCTCCTCGTTGAGCTCCTCGAGGAGCGGACCCAGGTCGGCGCCGAAGAGCTCGACTGCTTTGCCGATGCCGCCGTGTTCTGTGAAGGGCGTGTAGACGAAGTCGTCGGTCGAGATCGCGAGTGAGCCGGCGATGGTGTCGCGGATGCGTTCGAGCCAGACCAACTGCTCGGGTGTGAACGTTCGCCCGGACTGCTCCTGCGCGCGCAGCCACGCGGCGAATTTCTCGTCGACCGTGTCGGCGAAGGGAACGAGCTCGTCGTCTTGGTCGATCGCGAACCTCACGAGCGACACGAGGTTGGTGAGCATCTTTGCGGGCGCCCCGCGGACCTTGGACTTGTCGAGCGCCTCGTAGGCCTGCCAGAGGCTCTCGGGTGTCCAGCGGCGCGGCGGTCGCCCGATCGCGTCGGCGAGATCCTTGATCTCTGCGAATGTCAACCTTGCGGGATACGGGCGGTTGTAGAGGATCTGGAGCGCGGTGATCTCGTCTTTGTTGTCCTCGATGAACTGCCGGAACGACTCCACCGTCGCGCGCGCACGGTCGGCCGCGTCGGCGGAGTAGCCGGCCTCGATGACGGTGTCGCTCGACGTCTCGTCGATGAGCTGGTCATAGGACCGCCGGATGTCGACGAGCTGCTGTCGGAGTACCGGGTTGTCGGTGAACGGGCGGAGCGCGGCTTCGACGGCGCCTTCGCGATCCGGAAGATCCGGGTCGAGCGCGTCGACGAGCGCGCGGGTCAGCTCGGAGATCGGCTTGCCCGCGGTTGCCTCCACCGCGGCGCGATCGCTCGCGGTGAGCTGCGTGTTGAGGCGCGCAATCCGGGCGGCGAGGGTGGAGACCGTGTCCTCGTCGCGGGCGCCGAAGGTGACCTGCCGGAAGAGTTGCTCGAGCGATACCGACGGCTGGCGTTCCAGGGGCTGGGTGTCGGACAGTTCGGTCTCGGTGGCGCCGACGGCATCGATGATCACGAACCGGTCCTTGGCAAGTGCGTCGGGCGTGACCGCGCGCAGGTCGGTGGGGTCGATCACCCGGACACCACGACCCTTCATCTGCTCGAAGAAGTTGCGCGACTTCACCGTACGCATGAAGAACACGCACTCGAGCGGCTTGACGTCGGTGCCGGTGGCGATCATGTCGACGGTCACCGCGATGCGCGGCATCGGGCTGTTGCGAAACGACTGCAGGAGGGTCTCGGGTGACTGCCCCTGCGAACCGGATCGGTAGGTGATCTTCACCGCGAAGTCGTTGCCCTTGCCGAACTCCTCGCGGACGATCTGGACGATGTCGTCCGCGTGGCTGTCGCTCTTGGCGAAGATCAGCGTCTTCGGAACCCAGTCGCGCCCGGGGAAGATCTCGGGGAGCCGTTCCTTGAAGGTCTTGACGATCGTGCGGATCTGATCCTTGGCGACGACCGACCGGTCGAGCGCCTTCTCGTCGTACTCGTAGTCGCGGTCGAGCTTCTCGAGCCGCTCGGCGCGGGTCTCGCGATCGCGGAACTTGGTGACGAGGCCGGCGTCGACCTGCGCGCCCTTCTCGGTGATCTCGGTGCGGATGCGATAGACGTCGAAGTCGACATTGACGTTGTCGGCGACCGCGCGCTCATGGCCGTACTCCATCACCATGTTGCCGTTGAAGAAGCCGAACGTCTGCTTGCCCGGTGTGGCGGTGAGCCCGACGACGAACGCGTCGAAATAGTCGAGCACTTGGCGCCACACCCCGTAGATCGAACGATGACACTCGTCGACGATGATCACGTCGAACGTCTCGATCGGAATCGCGGGGTTGTACCCGATCTCGACCGGGGCCGCCGGCTCGACGTCGAAGGCCGAGCGCTCGTCGGTCTCCTCGTCGAGGGAGGCATCGCCGCGCAGCATCGAATACAGACGCTGGATCGTGGTGATCGTCACGCGGCTCACGTCGTCGAGCGTGTTCGACGTGAGGTGCTGCACGTTGTAGAGGTCCGTGAACTTGCGCCCGTCGTCGGGTGTCACGAACGACTGGAACTCGCGCAGCGCCTGACGCCCGAGGTTGGCGCGGTCGACCAGGAACAGGATGCGGCGGGCGTCGGCGAACTTGATGAGCCGGTAGGCGGTGTTCGCCGCGGTGAAGGTCTTGCCCGACCCGGTTGCCATCTGGATGAGGGCGCGTGGCCTGAAGGCCTGGAGCGAGTCCTCGAGGTTCCGGATCGCCTCCAACTGTGCGGGCCACAGACCGTCGGGACCGAGACGGGGAAGCTGGAGGATCCGTTGGCGCAGCGTCGCGGTCTCGGGCCCGTCGGGGCTCTGCCGCCATCGCTCGCACCACCGGGCAAGAGTCTCCGGCCGGTGGAACGAGAACACGCGCCGGCTGGCAGGCTCGGGATCGAATGCGTTCGTGAAGCGCGTCTCGGCGTGTCCGGTCGACTCGTACGCGAACGGAAGCGGCTTGGTCAGTGCGGCCACGTGGTCGGGCAAGCCGGTCGTGTACTTCGCCGACTGCCATTCGACACCGACGAGCGGAGTGCCCGCCGGCTTCGCCTCGATTGCGCCGACGGCGCGGCGGTCGACGAACAGCAGGTAGTCGGCCCGCCCGTGACCTCGCTTCAGCGTGACCTCTCGGACCGCCACCCCGCGGGCGGCGCCGAGGTTCATGTCGCGTTGGTCCTGGACCTCCCAGCCCGACGCGACGAGCATCTTGTCGATCTCGACGCGGGCGCGCGCCTCGGCCGCGAGGTAGTCCTTGTCCTTCGAGTCGCCCCCACCCGCCGGGCACATGGGAATCAATGGTAGAGAGGAACGGGACAGCACCCGCTCACGAGACCGGAGAGCCGATGCCCGACGACACGCCCCGACCCACCGCCGAGCTCGCGGCGGTCGACGCGGCCTTCGGGATGCTGCTCGACGCGACGGCCGGCCTCACCGACGAGCAGGCGCGCCAGCCCTCGCTCCTCCCGGGCTGGACGCGTGGTCACGTGCTCACGCACTTGGCGCGCAGCGGCGAAGGGGACCTGTATACCGTCGAGGGGGCGATCCGCGGCGAGGTGCTCGACAAGTACCCGGGCGGCGGTGACCAGCGGACGCGCGACATCGAGGCCGGCGCCGGACGCGAGGCCGCGGCCCTGCGCGCGGATCTCATGGCCACCCAACACGCGCTCACCGATGCCTGGGCACGCGTCGAGGACGGGACGTGGGATCGGATGACGCGCACACCGGTCGGGCCGCGAACGGTTGCCGAAACGGTGCATGCCCGCCGACGCGAGATCCTGGTGCACCTCGTCGACCTCGACGTCGGCGTCTCGCCGAGCGATTTGCCATCGGACTACGTCGAGGCGGACCGTGACTGGCTGGTCGAGTACCGCACGCCCGAAACGTGGCCCGACGCGACCTGGTAAGCGCCCGCCAACGTTGAGTTGTGCGAGCATGATCCCGATGGATCGCTCGAGGAGTTTCTCGGCGGTGGTGACCGCCGATCGGAAGGGCCGCGTACTGGTACCCGTCCCTTTCGATCCCGATGACACGTGGGGGCACAAGCCCCAGCATCACGTGGCCGGAACGGTCAATGGCCTGCGCGTCCGCGCGGTCATCGAGCGCGACGGCGACGCGCGAGGCATCGTGCTCGGCCCGGCGTGGCGCCGCGATTGTGGGATCGCGCCCGGTGACGAGGTCGCGGTGGTGCTGGCGCCGGAAGGACCGCAGCGCGACGACCTCGCGCCCGACGTGGCGGCCGCGCTCGAGGCGGAACCCCAGGCTGCCGCCTTCTTCGACTCGCTTGCCCAGTTCTATCGCAAGGGGTATCTGCGCTGGATCGACGCCACCAAGCGCCGCCCGGATGTGCGGGCGGCACGCATCGCCGAGGTGGTCCGGCTGTGCAAGGACCACATCAAGGAACGACCCCGACGAGATCTCGATCCGGGGCAGTCGACGATCGGCAGAACCGTGGACGACTACCTGCGCGCACTGCCCGCCGACGTGCGGAAGGCGCTCGAAGATCTCCGCCGCGCGATCAGGGAGGCTGCTCCCGACGCGGTCGAGACGATCAGCTACCGAGTACCGACGTTCAGCCAGGGGGAACCAATCGTCGGCTTCGGAGCCGCGAAGCATCACTGCAGCTTCTACGTGATGAGCCCGCCGCTCGTTGCGTCACTCGCGGATGAGCTCGATGCCTACGACCTCTCGGGCGGCACCATTCGTTTCCAGGTTGGCGCACCGCTCCCGCCTTCGCTGGTCGCACGCGTGGTGAGCGCGCGCATCGAAGAGAACGCGGTACGGAAGCGATCGTGAGCGTACTCCACCGGTTTGTCTGATTCATCCGTCCGCATCAGTTGGTGCTAGGGTGGCACGATGAAGCGTGCCACGATCACCGTGTCCGACGATCTCGAAGCGGCGGTCCTCGCCTATCAACAGGCCCAGGACGCCCCGCCCACGCTCACCGCGGTCGTCGAATCCGCGCTCCGCGAGTACCTCGCCCAGCGCGGCTTCGGTGCGCCGAAGCGCGCGTTCTGGATCACTCCGGCGCCTCACGGGAGCGGGCGCTCCGACGTCAGCATCGAGCACGACCGCGAGTTCGCCGGCGAATGAGCGCCGGTGTCCTCGCCGACAGCGGTCCGCTCTATGCCGCCGCCGATCCCGGCGACCAGCACCACGCACGAGCGCGCCGCGAGATCGACACGATCAGGGAGCGCGACGTCACGGTGCTCGTTCCGTTCCCGATCCTCTGCGAGGCGCACTCCTTGGTGTCGCGACGACTCGGCACGGAGGTCGCCACGACCTTCCTCGCCGACGTGCTCACCCGCGCGCTCATCGCGCATCCGACCGGTAACGACTGCGTCGAGGCGTTTCGCCGCGCCGGCGCCTACGCCGATCAGAAGGTCACACTCTTCGATGCGGTCACCGCGGCGATGAGCGATCGGCTCTCCCAACCCGTCTGGACCTACGACCATCATTTCGACGTGATGGGCGCAGCCGTGTGGCGCTGAGGCTCAGTCGCCGCCTTCGTACTTGAACGACACGTTGATCTTCGCCCGATAGGCGATCACGCGACCTTCCTCGAGTTGCATGTCGAGCTGGACCACCTCGGCGATGCGTAGATCGCGCAAGCTCTGTGACGCACGCTCGACAGCCGCGGCCGCAGCACGCTCCCACGATTCGCTGCTCGTACCGACGAGTTCGATGACCTTGTATACGCTCTCAGGCATCGCGACCTCCCACGGGTCAGGTGCGATCACCCTTCCCCGATCACGAGCTCCCGTCAAGGTCATCGGGAGCGAACGGCCGCGAGCCGGGTATCCCGGCGAGCAGTGAGCGACCCATGGTCAGGAGCGAACGGCCGCGAGCCGGGTATCCCGGCGAGCAGTGAGCGACCCGTGGTCAGGTGCGGGCGATCTCGCGGAGGTCGTAGGTCTCGATGACGTCGCCCTGCTTGAGGTCCTGGTAGTTCTCGAGGCCGATGCCGCACTCGAACCCCGACTGCACCTCGCGGACGTCGTCCTTGAACCGCCTGAGCGACGAGATCGCGCCGTTCCAGATCACGACACCGTCGCGCAGGAATCGCACTCGGGAACCACGCGTGATCGTGCCGTTCCGCACGTAGCAACCGGCCACCCTGCCGACACGCGGGATCGAGAACACCTCGCGCACCTCGGCATCTCCGGTGACGACTTCTTCGAACTCCGGCTTCAGCATGCCGATCAGTGCCGCCTGCACGTCTTCGAGCACCTGGTAGATCACCTCGTAGAGGCGCATCTCGACCTGCTCGGCCTCGGCGATCTCGCGCGCCCTGCGGTCGGGCCGCACGTTGAAGCCGATAACGGTCGCGTTGGAGACCGCGGCGAGGTTGATGTCGGACTCGGTAATCGCACCGACCGCTCGGTGCACGAACGAGAGCCGCACTTCTTCGTGTGTCTGGTCGAGTTTGCGCAGCGCGTCGGTGAGCGCTTCCAGCGATCCCTGCACGTCGGCCTTGAGCACGACGTTGAGCGTGGCCACCTCGCCCCGCTGCACCATCGCGAAGATGTCCTCGAGCCGTGCACCTCCGGCCAGGCTCATCGGGTGCTTCAGGCTCGCCGCTCGGCGACGGCGCGCGCGCGCCTCGGCCACGGTTCGGGCGGTCTTCTCGTCGGGCGCGACGCGCAGCTCGTCGCCCGCCAGCGGCACGCCGTCGAGGCCGAGCACTTCGACCGGGACCGACGGACCCGCCTCCGCGACCTGCTTGCCGTGCTCGTCGAACATCGCCCGCACGCGACCCCACGAGCCCCCGGCGACCATCGGGTCGCCCACGCGCATCGTGCCGCGCTCGATGAGAGCGGTGACGACCGGACCGCGACCCTGATCGAGGTTCGACTCGAGCACGAGCGCGCGTGCCGGCGCCTTCGGGTTGGCGGTGAGCTCCTCGACCTCGGCAACGAGCAAGATCGACTCGAGCAACTCGTGGACACCGATGCCCGCAGGAGGTGCCACGTCGACGACGATGGTGTCGCCGCCCCAGGCTTCTGGGACCAGCTCGCGCTCGACGAGCTGCTGGCGGACGCGGGTGGGGTCGGCGTCTTCGCGGTCGACCTTGGTGACGGCCACGACAATCGGGACTTCAGCCGCGCGCGCGTGGTCGATCGCTTCGATGGTCTGCGGCATCACACCGTCGTCGGCGGCGACGACGAGTACCGCGATGTCGGTAGCTCGCGCGCCACGCGCGCGCATCGCGGTGAACGCCTCGTGACCGGGCGTGTCGATGAACGTGACGGTGTTCCCGTTATGGACGGCTTGGTACGCACCGATGTGCTGGGTGATGCCGCCCGCTTCGCCGGCGACGACATTCGCGTGGCGGATCGCGTCGAGCAGTGTGGTCTTGCCGTGGTCGACGTGTCCCATCACGGTGACGATCGGAGCGCGCGGTTCTTCGAGCGCGTCGTCGTCTTCGTCGTCGTCACCGAGGAGCGCTTGCAGCTCGAGCTCCGCCTCCTGACCGGGCTCGACGAGCAGGACCTCGGCGCCGAGCGATTCGGCGATGAGCTCGACCATCTCGTCCGCGAGCGACTGGGTGCCCGTGACCATCTCGCCCGCGTCGAAGAGCAGCCGCACGAGGTCGGCCGTTGTGCGATTGAGCTTCGGCGCGAGCTCCTGGATCGTGATGCCGCGCTCGACGACGATCTCGTCTTCGGGAACCGGAGCATCGCTCGGCGTGAGCTGCGGCATCGACGCCGGCCCAAGGTCCTCGAAGTCGCGGCGGCGCCGCTTCCTGCGCCTCGGTCGCTGGCCTTGGGGCCCGGTCCGCCCGCGCGCGGGACCACCTGAACCACCCGGACCACCGGGGCCACCAGGACCACCGCGCCCACCCGGGCCGCCGGGGCCCGAGCCGGGACCGCCGCGGGTGAAGCCACCGGGTCCGCCACCGCCACCGCCTGAGCGCGGCACGAAGCCACCACCACCGCCACCACTCCCGCCACCACGCGGCCCGCCTGGACCGCCGCCGGTGCGCGGCGCACCTGGTGTGCCCGGCGTG
The sequence above is drawn from the Acidimicrobiia bacterium genome and encodes:
- a CDS encoding dodecin domain-containing protein, producing the protein MPESVYKVIELVGTSSESWERAAAAAVERASQSLRDLRIAEVVQLDMQLEEGRVIAYRAKINVSFKYEGGD
- the infB gene encoding translation initiation factor IF-2 encodes the protein MATKKIRIYELARELGVENQVVLDLCERLKIGVKSHSSSIDDPLADRVRRLADSEGLRREPVVEEPVVEEPPAEEKTRAKATKATKASEEKVPEPEQPPEPAPVLEPVAAETDLAPAAEVDLEPVLEPALAPHRVVRSTGVIPDPSLAPRPAPIDRPAAAEGGATAAAQALPSTPAPAEPASPPTSSSGRSIPPPPGGSRRIPPPPGPRVTPGTPGAPRTGGGPGGPRGGGSGGGGGGFVPRSGGGGGGPGGFTRGGPGSGPGGPGGRGGPGGPGGPGGSGGPARGRTGPQGQRPRRRKRRRRDFEDLGPASMPQLTPSDAPVPEDEIVVERGITIQELAPKLNRTTADLVRLLFDAGEMVTGTQSLADEMVELIAESLGAEVLLVEPGQEAELELQALLGDDDEDDDALEEPRAPIVTVMGHVDHGKTTLLDAIRHANVVAGEAGGITQHIGAYQAVHNGNTVTFIDTPGHEAFTAMRARGARATDIAVLVVAADDGVMPQTIEAIDHARAAEVPIVVAVTKVDREDADPTRVRQQLVERELVPEAWGGDTIVVDVAPPAGIGVHELLESILLVAEVEELTANPKAPARALVLESNLDQGRGPVVTALIERGTMRVGDPMVAGGSWGRVRAMFDEHGKQVAEAGPSVPVEVLGLDGVPLAGDELRVAPDEKTARTVAEARARRRRAASLKHPMSLAGGARLEDIFAMVQRGEVATLNVVLKADVQGSLEALTDALRKLDQTHEEVRLSFVHRAVGAITESDINLAAVSNATVIGFNVRPDRRAREIAEAEQVEMRLYEVIYQVLEDVQAALIGMLKPEFEEVVTGDAEVREVFSIPRVGRVAGCYVRNGTITRGSRVRFLRDGVVIWNGAISSLRRFKDDVREVQSGFECGIGLENYQDLKQGDVIETYDLREIART
- a CDS encoding maleylpyruvate isomerase N-terminal domain-containing protein, whose protein sequence is MPDDTPRPTAELAAVDAAFGMLLDATAGLTDEQARQPSLLPGWTRGHVLTHLARSGEGDLYTVEGAIRGEVLDKYPGGGDQRTRDIEAGAGREAAALRADLMATQHALTDAWARVEDGTWDRMTRTPVGPRTVAETVHARRREILVHLVDLDVGVSPSDLPSDYVEADRDWLVEYRTPETWPDATW
- a CDS encoding restriction endonuclease subunit S encodes the protein MSDLPEGWVDTILSEVAETKLGKMLSKKSKTGVGSRPYLRNKNVQWWRFDLSDVGEMDFSDTEFSKFALRDGDLLVCEGGEVGRCAIWRGQIPGCCYQKAVHRVRPHRGVLAEYLQYVMRFLADSNALEKHVTGSTIKHLPQEDLRILSMPLPPTTEQTRIVAAIEEQFSRLDAAEEGLRHGLLNVYRFRASARALATRVDSPIVKLSEVTAAQGYGSSAKATQDSSQGVPMLRMGNIVDGRFTFDDLKYLPDDHPDVAKYELQEGDLLFNRTNSPELVGKTAVFKGRRRALFASYLIRIRLLPECEPDWASLVINGPLGRSYIAEVRTQQVGQANVNGTKLAALPVPLPPIEEQRRIVAEVERQLSIADAMQAAIDSALAKSARLRRSILDRAFRGTLVPQDPTDEPASVLLDRIRAERVVEPKKRRTRAKA
- a CDS encoding type I restriction-modification enzyme R subunit C-terminal domain-containing protein — its product is MCPAGGGDSKDKDYLAAEARARVEIDKMLVASGWEVQDQRDMNLGAARGVAVREVTLKRGHGRADYLLFVDRRAVGAIEAKPAGTPLVGVEWQSAKYTTGLPDHVAALTKPLPFAYESTGHAETRFTNAFDPEPASRRVFSFHRPETLARWCERWRQSPDGPETATLRQRILQLPRLGPDGLWPAQLEAIRNLEDSLQAFRPRALIQMATGSGKTFTAANTAYRLIKFADARRILFLVDRANLGRQALREFQSFVTPDDGRKFTDLYNVQHLTSNTLDDVSRVTITTIQRLYSMLRGDASLDEETDERSAFDVEPAAPVEIGYNPAIPIETFDVIIVDECHRSIYGVWRQVLDYFDAFVVGLTATPGKQTFGFFNGNMVMEYGHERAVADNVNVDFDVYRIRTEITEKGAQVDAGLVTKFRDRETRAERLEKLDRDYEYDEKALDRSVVAKDQIRTIVKTFKERLPEIFPGRDWVPKTLIFAKSDSHADDIVQIVREEFGKGNDFAVKITYRSGSQGQSPETLLQSFRNSPMPRIAVTVDMIATGTDVKPLECVFFMRTVKSRNFFEQMKGRGVRVIDPTDLRAVTPDALAKDRFVIIDAVGATETELSDTQPLERQPSVSLEQLFRQVTFGARDEDTVSTLAARIARLNTQLTASDRAAVEATAGKPISELTRALVDALDPDLPDREGAVEAALRPFTDNPVLRQQLVDIRRSYDQLIDETSSDTVIEAGYSADAADRARATVESFRQFIEDNKDEITALQILYNRPYPARLTFAEIKDLADAIGRPPRRWTPESLWQAYEALDKSKVRGAPAKMLTNLVSLVRFAIDQDDELVPFADTVDEKFAAWLRAQEQSGRTFTPEQLVWLERIRDTIAGSLAISTDDFVYTPFTEHGGIGKAVELFGADLGPLLEELNEELVA
- a CDS encoding YdeI/OmpD-associated family protein; this encodes MDRSRSFSAVVTADRKGRVLVPVPFDPDDTWGHKPQHHVAGTVNGLRVRAVIERDGDARGIVLGPAWRRDCGIAPGDEVAVVLAPEGPQRDDLAPDVAAALEAEPQAAAFFDSLAQFYRKGYLRWIDATKRRPDVRAARIAEVVRLCKDHIKERPRRDLDPGQSTIGRTVDDYLRALPADVRKALEDLRRAIREAAPDAVETISYRVPTFSQGEPIVGFGAAKHHCSFYVMSPPLVASLADELDAYDLSGGTIRFQVGAPLPPSLVARVVSARIEENAVRKRS